A DNA window from Agarivorans sp. TSD2052 contains the following coding sequences:
- a CDS encoding endonuclease/exonuclease/phosphatase family protein has protein sequence MPFYKPLKDESKTDRDRIIAGIQRLRAQFNKVNFPSKKTSESLILGSWNIRNFDDDRFNYGPRQPESFYYLAEIISRFDVIAVQEICQNLTPLDQLMSLLGQQYRYILTDVTHSGLGGNKERLGFIYDKNKVNFKGVAGELVLPEKLLISEVDSKKRQFSRTPFGAQFQSGWFKFLFSTVHIYFGSNATNSSQYARRVKEIEAVAKYLAKDAKVSDLNQILVGDFNIKARGSAGFNALEKNGFTTVENRKGSNRDQTKFYDQISFISRRDELQLMQPERNDRVFQFFDSVYRSSDFTLYQPVIKKHLLLKLDQAKAELAAATSKTKIKKAEKRIASLQAASQSDESLNQYYEEWRTFQMSDHLPLWVELEIDFSDDYLSYLSKLE, from the coding sequence ATGCCTTTCTATAAACCGTTAAAAGATGAATCAAAAACAGATAGAGACCGAATAATAGCGGGTATCCAGCGCTTGCGCGCACAGTTCAACAAGGTGAATTTTCCAAGTAAAAAAACCTCAGAATCACTAATACTTGGGTCTTGGAATATACGCAACTTTGATGATGATCGCTTTAACTATGGCCCACGCCAGCCAGAGTCCTTCTATTATCTCGCAGAAATAATCTCTCGTTTTGATGTGATAGCAGTCCAAGAGATCTGTCAAAACTTAACACCACTTGACCAACTGATGAGCTTATTAGGACAACAGTATCGTTACATTTTAACGGATGTCACCCACAGTGGCTTAGGTGGTAATAAAGAACGATTAGGCTTTATTTATGATAAAAATAAGGTGAATTTTAAGGGAGTAGCGGGTGAATTAGTATTGCCAGAAAAACTACTCATTAGCGAAGTAGATAGCAAAAAGCGGCAGTTTTCTCGCACGCCTTTTGGTGCACAATTTCAATCAGGATGGTTCAAATTCCTATTTTCAACGGTACATATTTATTTTGGTAGTAACGCCACCAACAGCAGCCAATACGCTCGTCGCGTCAAAGAAATTGAAGCTGTAGCAAAATATTTAGCAAAAGATGCAAAAGTCAGCGACTTAAACCAGATCCTCGTCGGTGATTTCAACATCAAAGCACGCGGTAGTGCCGGTTTTAATGCTTTAGAAAAAAATGGCTTTACCACCGTAGAAAATAGAAAAGGCAGTAACCGAGACCAAACCAAGTTTTATGATCAAATATCGTTTATCTCACGGCGTGATGAATTACAGCTTATGCAGCCAGAACGTAATGATCGGGTTTTCCAATTTTTTGATAGTGTCTATCGTTCAAGTGACTTTACACTTTACCAACCGGTCATCAAAAAGCATCTCCTGTTAAAGCTCGACCAAGCCAAAGCCGAACTTGCTGCGGCGACCTCCAAAACGAAGATTAAAAAGGCTGAAAAGCGAATAGCTAGCCTACAAGCGGCAAGCCAATCCGATGAATCACTAAACCAATATTATGAAGAATGGCGAACCTTTCAAATGAGTGATCACTTGCCCCTTTGGGTAGAACTAGAAATTGATTTTTCCGATGACTACCTTAGTTACTTGAGTAAGCTTGAATAA
- a CDS encoding GGDEF domain-containing protein: MKLLSRESYYPLLTLITLGLILWQYLGMNHYLSYSINKYSNIEIVNRHLANKESKALMIKQEEKVSLFCRTVEEQKAAFCGLNLLLGAKANSLINLQHYDTVILNLSYHSNVHDTVFVQLLNQPSNTTTPSQLHQQVINPVDGRASYRLSLAQFYPPSWWIFENADKHKTNPSLKQASHLRVSTGDNSANKNIELSLHSLSFSGKWLPASYLYFGLLTLWALSLSLDLITASNRAKKQSKESSNHTLQLNRVNSFLSIERDNYEFMAKTDPLTSCLNRAGLRGIFSEIIIEYIDIGMPASIVLFDIDHFKLVNDQFGHDEGDKVLVNIASLVKQQIREDDYLARWGGEEFLVVCPHTRVAGARSLAEHLRSSIESTMLSDQRKITSSFGVAEINSGFLEQWIKRTDEALYKAKENGRNRVEIA, encoded by the coding sequence ATGAAGTTGTTATCCCGAGAAAGCTATTATCCTTTGTTAACCCTTATCACTTTGGGTCTGATACTTTGGCAGTATTTAGGGATGAATCACTATTTGAGTTATTCAATAAACAAGTATTCAAATATTGAGATTGTTAATCGTCATTTAGCCAATAAAGAATCTAAGGCTTTGATGATAAAACAAGAAGAAAAAGTTTCTTTGTTTTGTCGTACGGTTGAAGAACAAAAAGCGGCATTTTGTGGGCTAAATTTATTGCTTGGAGCAAAAGCAAATAGCCTTATAAATTTACAACATTATGACACCGTCATTTTAAACCTTTCTTATCATAGTAATGTGCACGACACGGTGTTTGTACAGTTGCTCAATCAGCCATCTAACACAACTACCCCCTCACAGTTGCATCAACAGGTGATAAACCCGGTTGATGGCCGTGCTAGTTATCGTTTGTCTTTAGCTCAGTTTTACCCGCCTTCTTGGTGGATTTTTGAGAATGCGGATAAACACAAAACTAACCCTTCTCTTAAGCAAGCTAGTCATTTACGCGTTTCTACAGGGGATAACTCTGCCAACAAAAATATAGAATTATCCCTTCATTCGCTAAGCTTTAGCGGAAAGTGGTTACCTGCCAGTTATCTGTATTTTGGCTTACTTACCCTATGGGCACTTAGCCTGAGTTTAGATTTAATCACAGCATCTAATAGAGCCAAAAAGCAGAGTAAAGAATCAAGCAATCACACATTACAACTCAACAGAGTGAATAGCTTTTTAAGTATTGAACGTGATAATTATGAGTTTATGGCTAAAACCGATCCTTTGACTAGCTGTTTGAATCGAGCCGGATTGCGGGGTATTTTCAGCGAAATCATCATTGAATATATCGACATTGGTATGCCTGCTAGCATCGTACTGTTTGATATAGACCATTTTAAATTGGTGAACGATCAGTTTGGACATGATGAAGGCGATAAAGTGTTGGTAAATATTGCCAGTTTAGTTAAACAGCAAATTAGAGAAGATGATTATCTAGCCAGATGGGGGGGAGAAGAATTTTTAGTTGTTTGTCCTCATACTCGTGTCGCTGGAGCGCGTTCATTGGCCGAACATCTTAGAAGTAGCATTGAGTCAACCATGCTTAGCGACCAGCGTAAAATTACCAGTTCCTTTGGGGTGGCTGAAATCAACTCTGGTTTTTTAGAGCAGTGGATTAAACGTACCGATGAAGCGCTGTATAAAGCGAAAGAAAATGGCCGAAATCGGGTAGAAATTGCTTAG
- a CDS encoding DUF6172 family protein translates to MKKTYVLTHPKRNLARIIEAAKHDAKKYIKREKGKTLPTGTDFWDFDCKYGANEAEAEVIHVSQINACMDKAEKLELPSFYLEILARAEQRPAKSFDADENSEDESSIE, encoded by the coding sequence ATGAAAAAAACCTATGTGTTAACTCACCCTAAACGTAATCTTGCGCGAATAATTGAAGCCGCTAAACACGATGCTAAAAAATACATTAAGCGCGAAAAAGGAAAAACCTTGCCTACAGGCACTGATTTTTGGGATTTTGATTGTAAGTACGGTGCCAATGAAGCCGAAGCTGAAGTTATTCATGTATCGCAAATAAATGCTTGTATGGACAAAGCTGAAAAGCTTGAACTACCGTCGTTTTATCTTGAGATTTTAGCCAGAGCAGAACAACGCCCTGCCAAGTCATTTGACGCTGATGAAAACAGTGAAGATGAAAGCTCTATAGAGTGA